Proteins encoded together in one Dechloromonas sp. HYN0024 window:
- a CDS encoding nucleotidyltransferase family protein, with amino-acid sequence MLESGHSDAFGLPMRAREQIVAVLSDYPEVINVTVFGSRAKGNYRPGSDIDLCLDAPELGMRRRLELENRLDDLLLPWKIDVLLRHEIDNPALIDHIARVGLAWLLPQGR; translated from the coding sequence ATGCTGGAAAGTGGGCATAGCGACGCTTTCGGCCTGCCCATGAGGGCGCGGGAACAGATCGTTGCTGTTCTGAGCGACTACCCGGAGGTGATAAATGTCACCGTCTTTGGTTCGCGCGCCAAGGGAAACTACCGTCCGGGGTCTGATATCGATTTGTGCCTGGATGCCCCTGAACTCGGCATGAGACGTCGCCTGGAACTGGAAAATCGGCTGGATGACCTGTTGCTACCCTGGAAGATTGATGTGCTTCTGCGTCACGAAATCGACAATCCGGCATTGATTGATCATATTGCCCGTGTCGGTCTGGCCTGGCTTCTACCCCAAGGGCGCTGA
- the proB gene encoding glutamate 5-kinase — translation MSTTRLASAKRLVVKVGSALVTNNGAGLDLAAIEDWARQIAVLRQQGKEVVLVSSGAIACGMQRLGWAKRPKSVHELQAAAAVGQMGLAQVYEGAFAKHGLHTAQILLTHDDLADRKRYLNARSTMTTLLELGVVPIINENDTVVTDEIKFGDNDTLGALVANLIEADALIILTDQIGLFTADPRKDPSATLISEATAGDESLEAMAGGAGTRIGTGGMITKVIAAKRAARSGAHTAIASGRETDPIIRLAAGEAVGTLLVSQTQPLAARKQWLADHLQLAGRLHLDDGAVTALKVGKSLLPIGVTAAEGEFERGSAVACISPDGKEVARGLCNYGSGEARLITRKSTAEIEAILGYVDEPEFIHRDNLILFS, via the coding sequence ATGAGTACGACACGCCTCGCCTCTGCCAAACGCCTCGTCGTCAAAGTCGGCTCGGCGCTCGTCACCAACAACGGGGCCGGGCTCGACCTCGCTGCCATTGAAGACTGGGCCCGCCAGATCGCTGTCCTGCGCCAGCAAGGCAAGGAAGTCGTGCTCGTCTCCTCCGGCGCCATCGCCTGCGGCATGCAGCGTCTGGGGTGGGCCAAGCGACCGAAGAGCGTGCATGAACTACAGGCTGCTGCCGCCGTTGGCCAGATGGGTCTGGCGCAGGTTTATGAAGGCGCTTTCGCCAAGCACGGCCTGCACACCGCGCAGATCCTGCTCACCCACGACGACCTGGCCGACCGCAAGCGTTACCTGAATGCCCGGTCGACGATGACGACCCTGCTTGAACTCGGTGTCGTGCCGATCATCAACGAGAACGACACCGTCGTCACCGACGAAATCAAGTTCGGCGACAACGACACCCTGGGCGCCCTCGTCGCCAACCTCATCGAAGCCGATGCCTTGATCATCCTGACCGACCAGATCGGCCTGTTCACCGCCGACCCGCGCAAGGACCCAAGCGCCACGCTGATCAGCGAAGCCACGGCCGGCGATGAGTCACTCGAAGCCATGGCCGGCGGCGCTGGCACCCGCATCGGCACGGGTGGCATGATCACCAAGGTCATCGCCGCCAAACGTGCCGCCCGAAGCGGTGCCCACACCGCCATCGCCAGCGGCCGCGAAACCGACCCGATCATCCGCCTGGCGGCTGGCGAAGCCGTCGGCACCCTGCTCGTCTCGCAAACCCAGCCCCTCGCTGCCCGCAAACAGTGGCTGGCCGACCACCTGCAACTGGCCGGCCGCCTTCACCTCGACGATGGCGCGGTCACCGCCCTCAAAGTCGGAAAAAGCCTGCTCCCCATCGGCGTCACTGCCGCCGAGGGCGAATTCGAACGCGGCTCGGCCGTCGCCTGCATCTCACCCGACGGCAAGGAAGTCGCCCGTGGCTTGTGTAACTACGGCAGCGGTGAAGCCCGGCTGATTACGCGTAAATCGACCGCCGAAATCGAAGCCATCCTCGGTTACGTGGATGAACCTGAGTTCATTCATCGCGACAACCTGATCCTGTTTAGCTGA
- a CDS encoding type II toxin-antitoxin system prevent-host-death family antitoxin produces MTYSYTRQNFANVMDRVNDDRAPLLITRQQGKPVVMMSLDDFNALEETAYLLRSPANAQRLIDAIAEVRSGGGSTKTLPLDAD; encoded by the coding sequence ATGACTTACAGCTACACCCGCCAGAATTTCGCCAATGTGATGGACCGCGTCAATGATGACCGCGCGCCGCTGCTGATTACCCGTCAGCAAGGCAAGCCGGTGGTCATGATGTCGCTTGACGATTTCAACGCCCTCGAGGAAACGGCCTATCTGCTGCGCAGCCCGGCCAATGCCCAGCGTTTGATCGATGCCATTGCAGAGGTGCGCTCAGGTGGTGGAAGCACCAAAACCCTCCCGCTCGATGCCGATTAA
- a CDS encoding phosphatase PAP2 family protein — protein sequence MPSRVIELRIAGVVFALLAVLFVAFPEIDLATSGHFYKDGRWAFSDGNWPLFELLYRGTPRAGQVLLIILTGGLLLGTFKRLPWLQARRTTLGFLLAAALLGPVLLVDATLKDGWHRARPTTVTEFGGPLKFTPAFMLSDQCVKNCSFVSGHVATAAFVMAFGWLATPAVRRRWLLTSLATASLLALVRLTAGGHFLSDTLFAWFATYFSLWLTEWIFRRLKWLPPVTD from the coding sequence ATGCCTTCAAGGGTTATTGAGCTCCGCATTGCCGGCGTCGTGTTTGCGCTGCTCGCGGTGCTCTTTGTTGCATTCCCGGAGATCGACCTGGCGACCAGCGGCCATTTTTATAAAGACGGCCGCTGGGCCTTTTCCGATGGCAACTGGCCCCTGTTCGAACTTCTCTACCGTGGCACACCGCGCGCCGGACAGGTCTTGCTGATCATTCTCACGGGCGGACTGCTGCTCGGCACATTCAAACGTCTGCCCTGGCTGCAGGCGCGGCGGACGACCTTGGGCTTCCTGCTGGCCGCAGCGCTGCTCGGGCCAGTACTGCTCGTCGATGCCACGCTCAAGGATGGCTGGCACCGCGCCCGCCCGACGACCGTGACGGAATTCGGTGGGCCGCTCAAATTCACCCCGGCTTTCATGCTGAGCGACCAGTGCGTCAAGAATTGTTCCTTCGTCAGTGGCCACGTCGCCACCGCCGCCTTCGTCATGGCCTTCGGCTGGCTGGCCACCCCGGCTGTGCGCCGACGCTGGCTGTTGACCAGCCTGGCCACTGCCAGCCTGCTCGCCTTGGTACGCCTGACGGCTGGAGGACATTTCCTGTCCGACACCCTCTTTGCGTGGTTCGCGACCTATTTCAGCCTGTGGCTGACGGAGTGGATTTTCCGGCGCCTGAAATGGCTGCCGCCCGTTACTGACTAA
- a CDS encoding nucleotidyltransferase substrate binding protein, which yields MELARLFAVSSSEQDVRWLQRLSNYSQALQRLSDAVELAAQRALSPLEQQGVIQAFEFTHELAWNVMKDFFHWQGNAAIAGSRDATREAYAKGLVEDGDGWMAMIKSRNQSSHTYNQAIAEAIVGAVIGQYHALLVKFERRMQQIGGQ from the coding sequence GTGGAGCTAGCGAGGTTGTTTGCCGTATCTTCGTCCGAGCAGGATGTGCGCTGGTTGCAACGTCTCAGCAATTATTCGCAAGCATTGCAGCGCTTGTCGGACGCCGTGGAACTCGCTGCTCAGCGCGCCCTGAGTCCTCTAGAGCAGCAAGGCGTGATCCAGGCCTTCGAGTTCACTCATGAACTCGCCTGGAACGTCATGAAAGACTTTTTCCATTGGCAAGGCAATGCCGCCATTGCCGGCTCCCGTGATGCGACCCGTGAAGCCTACGCCAAAGGTCTGGTTGAGGACGGCGATGGCTGGATGGCGATGATCAAGAGCCGCAATCAGTCATCGCATACCTACAATCAGGCCATAGCCGAAGCCATCGTCGGGGCCGTCATCGGGCAATACCACGCCCTGCTCGTCAAGTTTGAGCGACGCATGCAGCAAATCGGCGGGCAGTAA
- a CDS encoding glycosyltransferase family 39 protein has protein sequence MNLAEANRNSHVKWLFALTAALLAWRFWLLPNLGITLYVDEAQYWTWAQHLDWGYFSKPPGVAALIWLSTALFGDGMIGVKALSMLCYPLAAAACWAIACRLYDKRVAFWSAVAVLTLPIFSWLGLFVSTDALLTLLWALALWAFLRALDSDKWADWLLLGLICGLGLLSKYTMAACLGAAFLYLLAFHRPRLASAKPWLTAALALLMLSPNIVWNINHDFPTLKHTADITLNRQSGGGLASLGEFWAAQWIAFGPVLGSIFLLLLLRVRESWNDERTRLLLWFALPLWAVVSMQALKSSANANWAAPAFAPAVIAAVAWLLQREKKKLLIAGLALNLLLVGLLYHWPQILAASSPDNQAKLSPYKRAMGWDELGRQLKPIVQAHPDAILIADNRTLLAHMLYELRDVRPLAASWNPSGVVSDHYKLTTDLRPHVGKDVILITDTTPGTDFAPRFAGMEQLARLKVPLDAQTSRNMDVYLLHAFKGY, from the coding sequence GTGAACCTCGCGGAGGCTAACCGCAACAGCCATGTCAAATGGCTGTTTGCCCTGACCGCCGCGCTGCTGGCCTGGCGCTTCTGGCTTCTGCCCAATCTGGGCATCACGCTCTACGTCGATGAAGCGCAATACTGGACCTGGGCGCAGCATCTCGACTGGGGCTATTTCTCCAAACCGCCCGGCGTTGCGGCGCTGATCTGGCTGTCCACGGCGCTGTTTGGCGACGGCATGATCGGCGTCAAGGCGCTGTCCATGCTCTGCTACCCGCTGGCGGCTGCCGCTTGCTGGGCTATCGCCTGCCGCCTCTACGACAAACGCGTGGCCTTCTGGTCGGCCGTGGCCGTTCTCACCCTGCCGATTTTTTCCTGGCTCGGCCTGTTCGTCTCCACCGATGCGCTGCTCACGCTGCTCTGGGCGCTCGCCCTATGGGCTTTCCTGCGTGCGCTGGATTCCGACAAGTGGGCCGACTGGCTGCTGCTCGGGCTGATCTGCGGCCTGGGCCTGCTCTCCAAATACACCATGGCGGCCTGCCTCGGCGCCGCTTTCCTTTATTTGCTGGCCTTCCACCGGCCGCGCCTGGCCTCGGCCAAGCCCTGGCTGACAGCGGCTCTGGCCCTGCTCATGCTGTCGCCCAATATCGTCTGGAACATCAATCACGATTTCCCGACCCTAAAACACACTGCCGACATCACGCTGAACCGGCAATCCGGCGGTGGCCTGGCCTCTCTGGGCGAATTCTGGGCAGCACAGTGGATCGCCTTCGGCCCTGTCCTCGGCAGCATTTTCCTGCTCCTCTTGCTGCGCGTCCGCGAAAGCTGGAACGACGAACGGACACGCCTCCTGCTCTGGTTCGCCCTGCCGCTGTGGGCCGTCGTCTCAATGCAGGCCCTGAAGAGCAGCGCCAATGCCAACTGGGCGGCCCCCGCCTTTGCCCCGGCCGTGATTGCAGCCGTCGCCTGGCTGCTCCAGCGCGAAAAGAAAAAGCTCCTGATCGCCGGCCTCGCCCTCAACCTGCTGCTCGTCGGCCTGCTCTATCACTGGCCGCAAATACTCGCTGCCAGCAGCCCCGACAACCAGGCCAAACTCAGCCCCTACAAGCGCGCCATGGGCTGGGATGAACTTGGCCGCCAGCTTAAGCCCATTGTGCAGGCCCACCCCGACGCCATCCTCATCGCCGACAACCGTACCTTGCTCGCCCACATGCTCTACGAGCTGCGCGATGTGCGACCGCTGGCCGCCAGTTGGAACCCATCCGGCGTCGTCAGCGACCATTACAAGCTGACCACCGACCTCCGCCCCCATGTCGGCAAGGATGTGATCCTGATCACCGACACCACACCGGGCACCGATTTCGCCCCGCGCTTCGCCGGCATGGAGCAACTGGCCAGACTCAAGGTGCCACTCGACGCGCAAACCAGCCGAAACATGGATGTTTACCTGCTGCATGCCTTCAAGGGTTATTGA
- a CDS encoding porin, which translates to MQKKIIALAVAALASTAAFAQTNVTIYGIADASVSGTSYLGNAGRQTQYGVNSGTLSTSRIGFKGVEDLGNGLKALFVLEYGLGIDGSNPVGYSTTSSAVARQQMVGLTGGFGTAVAGHLQTTGLDFTIAGSALGGSTGLGVAHMNSAVGGTGGLQGNAATHLISALTGGRQSNAVAYISPSFGGVTVAYNHARVTEGAGTAASTTLGNSDWHGDLVSASYDNGPITAGAIYTKVTTPTTSASLAQDNIKEWGLRAGYDFGVAKLQAQYQRAKQDGVTGSDSLWLVSATVPVSAKVALIAEYGHTAVKSTAVEDNVSAATVAATYSLSKRTTAYAGVAAKRVQSNAAAQGLDQNTYALGLRHAF; encoded by the coding sequence ATGCAAAAGAAGATTATTGCTCTGGCTGTTGCCGCTCTGGCCTCTACCGCCGCTTTCGCACAAACCAACGTCACCATCTACGGTATTGCTGATGCATCCGTTTCCGGCACGTCTTACCTGGGTAACGCTGGTCGTCAAACCCAATACGGCGTCAATTCCGGCACCCTCTCGACCTCGCGCATCGGTTTCAAGGGCGTTGAAGATCTGGGTAACGGCCTGAAGGCTCTGTTCGTTCTGGAATACGGTCTGGGCATCGACGGTTCCAATCCGGTTGGCTACAGCACCACCTCTTCTGCTGTTGCTCGTCAGCAAATGGTTGGTCTGACCGGCGGTTTTGGTACGGCTGTCGCTGGTCACCTGCAGACCACCGGTCTTGACTTCACGATCGCCGGTTCTGCTCTTGGTGGCTCTACCGGTCTGGGCGTTGCTCACATGAACAGCGCCGTTGGTGGTACTGGTGGCCTTCAAGGCAATGCCGCTACCCACCTGATCTCCGCTTTGACCGGCGGCCGTCAGTCTAACGCTGTTGCCTACATCTCGCCGTCCTTCGGTGGTGTGACCGTTGCTTACAACCACGCTCGTGTTACCGAAGGTGCTGGCACTGCTGCTTCCACCACGCTTGGTAACAGCGATTGGCACGGCGATCTGGTATCTGCTAGCTACGACAATGGCCCGATCACCGCTGGCGCGATCTACACCAAGGTGACCACGCCGACCACCTCGGCCTCGCTGGCTCAAGACAACATCAAAGAATGGGGTCTCCGCGCCGGTTACGACTTCGGCGTTGCCAAGCTGCAAGCTCAGTACCAGCGCGCGAAGCAGGATGGCGTCACCGGCTCTGATAGTCTGTGGCTGGTTTCCGCTACCGTTCCGGTCAGTGCTAAGGTTGCTCTCATCGCTGAATACGGTCACACCGCTGTGAAGTCCACGGCTGTTGAAGACAACGTCTCTGCCGCTACCGTTGCTGCTACCTACTCGCTGTCCAAGCGTACGACTGCTTACGCTGGCGTTGCTGCTAAGCGTGTTCAGAGCAATGCTGCTGCTCAAGGTCTTGATCAGAACACCTACGCTCTGGGTCTGCGTCACGCCTTCTAA
- a CDS encoding aminodeoxychorismate/anthranilate synthase component II — MLLMIDNYDSFTYNIVQYFGELGQDVQVFRNDAITLDEIARLKPEYLVISPGPCAPAQAGISLAAIREFAGKIPLLGVCLGHQAIGEAFGGKIVHAKQLMHGKVSPVHHKDVGVFKGLPNPLTCTRYHSLAIERASLPDCLDVTAWTDDGEIMGVRHKTLAVEGVQFHPESILTERGHDLLKNFLDEFKQ; from the coding sequence ATGCTGCTAATGATCGACAATTACGATAGCTTTACCTACAACATCGTCCAGTACTTCGGCGAGTTGGGGCAGGACGTACAGGTTTTTCGCAATGACGCCATCACGCTTGATGAAATAGCCCGCCTTAAGCCCGAGTATCTGGTCATCTCGCCCGGCCCCTGCGCGCCGGCTCAGGCTGGTATTTCGCTGGCGGCGATCCGTGAGTTTGCCGGCAAGATACCCCTGCTCGGCGTCTGTCTCGGCCATCAGGCCATCGGCGAAGCATTCGGCGGCAAGATTGTCCACGCCAAGCAGCTCATGCACGGCAAGGTTTCGCCAGTGCACCACAAGGATGTTGGCGTCTTCAAGGGGCTGCCCAATCCGCTGACCTGCACCCGCTATCACTCGCTGGCCATCGAGCGTGCCTCGCTGCCCGATTGCCTTGATGTCACCGCCTGGACTGACGATGGCGAAATCATGGGTGTGCGCCACAAGACGCTGGCCGTCGAAGGCGTGCAGTTCCATCCCGAATCCATCCTGACCGAACGCGGTCACGATCTTCTCAAGAACTTCCTGGACGAATTCAAGCAATGA
- a CDS encoding ADP-ribosyl-(dinitrogen reductase) hydrolase, which yields MKIDISDRVLEKLNTKHGGVTLDELRQCFANRNGEYAIDDREDHLTNPLTRWFIAETNFGRKLKICFIPFPDRVELKTAYEPSAGEIALYGKYDNDQ from the coding sequence ATGAAAATCGATATTTCTGATCGTGTTCTGGAAAAACTGAACACCAAACACGGCGGCGTAACCCTTGACGAGTTACGCCAATGTTTTGCCAACCGAAACGGTGAGTATGCAATCGATGACCGGGAAGATCATTTGACCAACCCGCTGACGCGCTGGTTTATTGCCGAAACGAATTTCGGTCGAAAACTAAAGATATGTTTCATCCCCTTCCCTGATCGGGTTGAACTGAAAACTGCGTACGAACCCAGCGCTGGAGAAATCGCACTTTATGGAAAATACGACAATGACCAATAA
- a CDS encoding recombinase family protein — protein MQNHQFVAYYRVSTLKQGQSGLGLEAQQASVAAYLKGAASGLIGEFTETETGKGANALETRPQLRAALDLCRKHKATLIIAKLDRLARNVHFVTGLLESGCDFVAADMPQANKVMIQIHAVMSEWERDQISSRTKAALAAAKARGVVLGATARANLKRNHEERQQAANAFAGHLSGVVRGFVACGLTQRQMVSELNQLGITAARGGTWSLAQVQRLLKRIEKI, from the coding sequence ATGCAGAATCATCAGTTCGTTGCTTACTACCGGGTCAGCACTCTCAAGCAGGGCCAGAGCGGCTTGGGTCTGGAGGCACAGCAGGCATCAGTGGCCGCGTATCTCAAAGGAGCGGCATCGGGGCTGATCGGGGAATTCACCGAGACTGAAACCGGCAAGGGTGCCAACGCCCTTGAAACCCGACCCCAACTACGGGCCGCGCTTGATTTGTGCCGCAAGCACAAGGCGACCCTGATCATCGCCAAGCTAGATCGACTGGCCCGGAATGTTCATTTCGTGACGGGGCTTCTGGAAAGCGGTTGTGATTTCGTAGCGGCTGACATGCCCCAAGCGAACAAAGTCATGATTCAGATACACGCGGTCATGAGCGAATGGGAGCGCGACCAGATTTCATCGAGAACGAAAGCGGCACTGGCCGCAGCCAAGGCCCGTGGCGTCGTTTTAGGGGCAACAGCAAGGGCGAACCTCAAGCGAAATCATGAAGAGCGCCAGCAAGCGGCAAATGCGTTTGCCGGGCATCTATCTGGAGTGGTGCGAGGGTTCGTTGCTTGCGGGCTGACACAGCGACAGATGGTCAGCGAGTTGAATCAACTGGGGATCACGGCAGCCAGAGGTGGCACGTGGTCATTGGCGCAAGTTCAGCGGTTGCTGAAACGGATCGAGAAAATTTGA
- the trpD gene encoding anthranilate phosphoribosyltransferase, whose amino-acid sequence MTPQAALQRVIEHREIFHDEMVSLMRQIMGGEVSPVMIAAIIAGLRVKKETVGEIAAAASVMRELATPVKVPYDNRFVDIVGTGGDSAHSFNISTTSIFAAAAAGAKVAKHGGRSVSSSSGSADVLEALGANIMLSPERVATCIEACGIGFMFAPNHHSAMKHVAPVRREMGIRTLFNILGPLTNPAAAPNTLMGVFHPDLVGIQVRVMQRLGAERVLVVHGRDNLDEISLGAATLVGELKNGEVSEYEVHPEDFGLQMMSLRNLSVASAEESKAMMLGALDNKPGAAREIVCLNAGAALYVANVADSIGAGIAKAREAIASGAARAKLAQFVECTQKLANA is encoded by the coding sequence ATGACCCCGCAAGCTGCTCTCCAGCGTGTCATCGAACACCGCGAAATTTTTCATGACGAAATGGTCTCCCTGATGCGCCAGATCATGGGCGGCGAAGTCTCGCCGGTCATGATCGCCGCTATCATCGCCGGGCTGCGCGTCAAGAAGGAAACTGTGGGCGAAATAGCGGCCGCCGCCAGCGTCATGCGCGAGCTGGCGACGCCAGTCAAGGTCCCCTACGACAACCGCTTTGTCGACATCGTCGGCACTGGTGGCGACTCGGCCCATAGCTTCAATATTTCGACCACCTCGATCTTTGCCGCTGCGGCGGCAGGGGCCAAGGTGGCCAAGCACGGCGGGCGCAGCGTGTCGTCCAGTTCGGGCAGTGCCGACGTGCTGGAGGCGCTGGGCGCCAATATCATGCTGTCGCCCGAGCGGGTTGCCACCTGTATCGAGGCCTGCGGCATCGGTTTCATGTTTGCGCCGAACCACCATAGCGCGATGAAGCACGTTGCTCCGGTGCGCCGTGAAATGGGTATCCGCACCCTGTTCAACATCCTCGGCCCGCTGACCAACCCGGCGGCGGCACCTAATACCCTGATGGGCGTCTTTCACCCCGATCTGGTCGGTATTCAGGTGCGCGTCATGCAGCGTCTGGGGGCCGAGCGTGTCCTGGTTGTGCATGGTCGCGACAATCTCGACGAAATTTCTCTCGGTGCCGCCACTCTGGTCGGTGAGTTGAAAAATGGCGAAGTCTCCGAATATGAAGTACACCCCGAAGATTTCGGTCTGCAGATGATGTCCCTGCGCAACCTGAGCGTTGCCAGTGCCGAGGAGTCGAAGGCGATGATGCTCGGTGCGCTCGACAACAAGCCGGGGGCGGCGCGTGAAATTGTCTGTCTGAACGCTGGTGCAGCCCTTTATGTCGCCAATGTCGCCGACAGCATTGGCGCCGGCATCGCCAAGGCGCGGGAGGCCATTGCCTCCGGTGCGGCCCGTGCCAAGCTGGCTCAGTTTGTCGAATGCACACAAAAATTGGCGAATGCCTGA
- a CDS encoding glycosyltransferase family 2 protein codes for MSAELTIAPHSLSIVVPFYNEEDNIAPLVKRVHEALVGYDHPWELVLVDDGSSDATVDRAVQCSREYGPHVRVVELTRNFKQTAAMQAGIDAARGDVIVTMDGDLQNDPVDIPRMVARLINEDLDLVAGWRQNRQDGLILRKIPSKIANKLIARMTGVHLRDYGCSLKAFRGSVIKSVRLYGEMHRFIPAWLATVTTPRRIAQEPTTHHARTAGVSKYGISRTFRVILDLIAVYFFMRFRARPGHFFGGIGLGLTALSGLIMTWLAWVKFGLGENIGGRPLLIVGIGTLIAGIHFITTGVLSELLARIYFESGTIRSYSARPERALAADEGWHKSA; via the coding sequence ATGAGCGCCGAACTTACGATTGCCCCGCACAGCCTGTCCATCGTCGTCCCGTTTTATAACGAGGAAGACAACATCGCCCCCCTGGTCAAGCGCGTGCATGAGGCGCTGGTTGGTTACGACCATCCATGGGAACTGGTACTGGTTGATGACGGCAGTAGCGACGCCACCGTTGATCGCGCCGTCCAGTGTTCGCGTGAATATGGGCCGCACGTCCGCGTCGTCGAATTGACCCGCAACTTCAAGCAGACGGCAGCCATGCAGGCCGGCATCGACGCCGCGCGCGGCGACGTGATCGTCACCATGGACGGCGACTTGCAGAACGACCCGGTGGACATTCCGCGCATGGTGGCCCGCCTGATCAACGAAGATCTTGATCTGGTTGCCGGCTGGCGGCAGAACCGCCAGGATGGGCTGATCCTGCGCAAGATTCCATCGAAAATCGCCAACAAGCTGATTGCCCGGATGACCGGCGTTCACCTGCGCGACTACGGCTGCAGCCTCAAGGCTTTCCGCGGCAGCGTCATCAAGAGTGTGCGCCTGTACGGCGAAATGCACCGCTTTATCCCCGCCTGGCTTGCCACGGTAACGACGCCGCGCCGCATCGCCCAGGAGCCGACGACGCACCATGCACGCACGGCCGGGGTGTCGAAATACGGCATTTCGCGTACTTTCCGGGTCATTCTCGATTTGATCGCCGTCTATTTCTTCATGCGCTTCCGCGCCCGCCCCGGCCATTTCTTCGGCGGCATCGGCCTTGGCCTGACAGCACTTTCCGGCCTGATCATGACCTGGCTGGCCTGGGTCAAATTCGGCCTCGGCGAGAACATCGGCGGTCGCCCGCTGCTCATCGTCGGTATCGGTACCCTGATTGCCGGCATTCACTTCATCACGACCGGCGTACTGTCCGAACTGCTAGCCCGCATCTACTTCGAGTCGGGCACCATCCGCTCCTACTCGGCCCGCCCCGAGCGCGCACTGGCGGCTGATGAAGGCTGGCATAAATCGGCGTGA
- a CDS encoding Txe/YoeB family addiction module toxin produces the protein MPIKFADLAWADYLFWQQADKATTKRIHTLIKDIQRSPFEGIGKPEPLRHNFSGFWSRRIDEEHRLVYTIDDGCLVIVQCRYHYQS, from the coding sequence ATGCCGATTAAATTCGCTGATCTTGCCTGGGCGGATTACCTGTTCTGGCAACAGGCCGACAAGGCAACGACCAAGCGAATCCATACGCTGATCAAGGATATCCAGCGGTCTCCCTTTGAAGGCATCGGCAAGCCCGAGCCTTTGCGACATAACTTTTCCGGTTTCTGGTCGCGACGCATTGATGAGGAACATCGCCTTGTCTACACCATCGATGATGGTTGCCTCGTAATAGTCCAGTGCCGCTACCACTACCAATCATGA
- the cgtA gene encoding Obg family GTPase CgtA, with the protein MKFIDEAKIYVKAGDGGNGAATFRREKYIPMGGPNGGDGGKGGSIYVVADCNINTLVDYRYTRKFIGKRGENGGGADCYGAGGDDIILRMPVGTVISDLNTGEILADLDVNEKKVLIAKGGKGGLGNIHFKSSTNRAPRQKTNGDQGEEHELTLELRVLADVGLLGLPNAGKSTLIRAVSSARPKVADYPFTTLHPNLGVVRVDAEKSFVMADVPGLIEGAADGAGLGIRFLKHLQRTRILLHLVDIAPIDPDANPVRDAKAIVGELIKHDPALADKPRWLILNKLDLIPEEDREKTVKDFLKAYKKATKYDGPVFPITAISGEGTKPLIYAIQEALEQMAKPEVPDDEDEDADTEE; encoded by the coding sequence ATGAAATTTATCGACGAAGCAAAAATCTACGTCAAGGCTGGCGACGGCGGTAACGGCGCGGCCACTTTCCGTCGCGAAAAATACATCCCGATGGGCGGCCCCAATGGCGGCGATGGCGGCAAGGGCGGCAGCATCTACGTCGTCGCCGACTGCAACATCAACACCCTGGTCGATTACCGCTACACCCGGAAATTCATCGGCAAGCGCGGCGAAAATGGTGGCGGCGCTGACTGTTACGGTGCCGGCGGCGACGACATCATCCTGCGCATGCCCGTCGGCACGGTCATCTCCGACCTCAACACCGGCGAAATTCTGGCCGACCTCGACGTCAACGAGAAAAAAGTTCTGATCGCCAAGGGCGGCAAGGGTGGACTCGGCAACATCCACTTCAAGTCCTCGACCAACCGCGCCCCGCGCCAGAAAACCAATGGCGACCAGGGCGAAGAACACGAACTGACGCTCGAACTGCGCGTCCTTGCCGACGTCGGCCTGCTCGGCCTGCCCAATGCCGGCAAGAGCACGCTGATCCGCGCCGTCTCCTCGGCTCGCCCGAAGGTCGCCGACTACCCCTTCACGACGCTCCACCCCAACCTCGGCGTGGTTCGTGTCGATGCTGAAAAGAGCTTCGTCATGGCCGACGTGCCCGGCCTCATTGAAGGCGCTGCCGACGGCGCCGGCCTCGGCATCCGCTTTCTCAAGCACCTGCAGCGGACACGCATCCTGTTGCACCTCGTCGATATTGCACCGATCGACCCGGACGCCAATCCGGTACGCGATGCCAAAGCCATTGTTGGCGAACTGATCAAGCACGACCCGGCGCTGGCCGACAAGCCGCGCTGGTTGATCCTCAACAAGCTCGACCTGATCCCCGAAGAAGACCGCGAAAAGACCGTCAAGGACTTCCTCAAGGCCTACAAGAAGGCAACCAAGTACGACGGCCCGGTTTTCCCCATCACCGCCATCAGCGGCGAGGGCACCAAGCCCCTGATCTACGCCATCCAAGAGGCGCTGGAGCAGATGGCCAAGCCGGAAGTGCCCGACGACGAAGACGAAGACGCCGACACGGAAGAATGA